From Deferrisoma camini S3R1, the proteins below share one genomic window:
- a CDS encoding Fur family transcriptional regulator translates to MSTPGDGVHASLERLQEVCRHHGFKLTHQRLEILRALTGKPGHPTVEEVYGRVRPRLPTVSMDTVYRALAAFERMGLIARVQPGGPAVRYDADPTSHHHLICRRCREIRDFRWPEFDRMSPPIESGAWGSVEGRRVEIWGLCPRCAAEAGNPPQAPCP, encoded by the coding sequence GTGAGCACCCCCGGCGACGGCGTCCACGCCAGCCTGGAGCGGCTCCAGGAGGTGTGCCGTCACCACGGGTTCAAGCTGACCCACCAGCGGTTGGAGATCCTCCGGGCGTTGACCGGGAAGCCGGGGCACCCCACGGTTGAAGAGGTGTACGGCCGGGTCCGGCCGAGGCTGCCCACGGTCTCGATGGACACCGTGTACCGGGCCCTGGCCGCGTTCGAGCGGATGGGGCTGATCGCCCGGGTCCAGCCCGGCGGGCCTGCGGTCCGGTACGACGCCGACCCGACCTCCCATCACCACCTGATCTGCCGGCGGTGTCGGGAGATCCGAGACTTCCGATGGCCCGAGTTCGACCGCATGTCGCCGCCCATCGAGTCGGGCGCCTGGGGGTCCGTGGAGGGGCGGCGGGTGGAGATCTGGGGGTTGTGCCCCAGATGCGCGGCCGAGGCCGGGAACCCCCCTCAGGCCCCATGCCCCTGA
- a CDS encoding IS630 family transposase — protein sequence MDKVDARSISREAQQTLRRQAIRLRKAGRTFAEIAEIVGVHPSTVRKWWKIYERDGTQGIRLKKRGRKPGQKRTLSRELEQELRRLITDKTPEQLKMPFALWTRRNIQELIRRRWGIEMPVRTIGDYLKRWGFTPQKPLRRAYEQNPQAVQKWLDEDYPAIVARAKRENAEIHWGDETGLRSDSQHGRSYAPRGKTPVVRLNAKRESISLISSITNQGKVRFMTYRGAMNSRTLIRFLRRLIKDADRKVFLILDNLRVHHSKPVKAWLEKHREEIEVFYLPSYSPELNPDEYLNCDLKAGVHSGPPARTGEQLRAKAISHLRKLQKLPDRVRSYFRHPKIRYAAA from the coding sequence ATGGACAAAGTCGATGCTCGCAGCATCAGCCGAGAGGCCCAGCAGACCTTACGCCGCCAGGCGATCCGCTTGCGAAAGGCCGGTCGGACCTTCGCAGAGATTGCCGAGATCGTCGGCGTTCATCCTTCCACGGTGCGCAAGTGGTGGAAGATCTATGAACGCGACGGTACCCAAGGAATCCGCCTCAAGAAACGGGGGCGGAAGCCCGGGCAAAAACGAACGTTGAGCCGCGAACTGGAACAGGAACTCCGGCGGCTCATCACCGACAAAACCCCCGAGCAGCTCAAGATGCCCTTTGCCCTGTGGACGCGTCGAAACATCCAGGAGCTGATCCGGCGCCGATGGGGTATCGAGATGCCGGTGCGCACGATCGGGGACTACCTGAAGCGCTGGGGATTCACGCCGCAAAAGCCGTTGCGGCGGGCCTATGAGCAAAACCCTCAGGCGGTCCAGAAGTGGCTGGATGAGGACTACCCCGCCATTGTCGCCCGTGCGAAGCGAGAAAACGCAGAGATTCATTGGGGCGACGAAACGGGACTTCGTTCGGACAGCCAACATGGACGCTCCTACGCGCCTCGGGGAAAAACGCCGGTGGTTCGGCTCAACGCCAAACGTGAATCCATCAGCCTGATCTCCAGCATCACCAACCAGGGCAAGGTTCGGTTCATGACCTACCGGGGCGCGATGAACAGTCGGACGTTGATCCGGTTCCTCCGGAGACTGATCAAAGACGCGGACCGGAAGGTGTTTCTCATCTTGGACAATCTCCGAGTGCACCACAGTAAGCCGGTGAAGGCCTGGCTGGAGAAGCACCGGGAGGAGATCGAGGTGTTCTACCTGCCTTCGTACTCGCCAGAGCTGAATCCGGACGAGTATCTGAACTGCGACCTCAAGGCCGGTGTGCACTCGGGACCGCCGGCACGCACGGGAGAGCAACTCCGGGCGAAGGCGATCTCCCACTTGCGCAAGCTCCAGAAGTTGCCCGACCGCGTGCGCTCGTACTTCCGTCACCCGAAGATTCGATACGCAGCCGCCTAG
- the gap gene encoding type I glyceraldehyde-3-phosphate dehydrogenase encodes MAIRIAIHGFGRIGRSAFRAAWERAGVEIAAVSDREDPRALGHLLQYDTVHGRFRGTVEAGTDRLRVENREIPFVRADAPTRCPWADLGVDLVLECTGRNTVRGRAARHLEAGARWVVVSAPAEGADLTVVLGVNDHLLDPDRHRIVSNASCTTNCLAPILKVLHQGFGVRRGLVTTVHSYTNDQKLLDSPHPDLRRARAAGVSMVPTTTGAARAVGLVLPELADRLDGVSVRVPTPDVSLADITVALEARATADQVNAELKRAAEGPLRGILAYTEEPLVSVDHVGSPFSAVVDGPQTRMVGGDFVKLQAWYDNEWGYANRLVDLALRFSYQFAIKMSS; translated from the coding sequence ATGGCCATTCGCATCGCCATCCACGGCTTCGGCCGGATCGGCCGCAGCGCGTTTCGGGCCGCGTGGGAACGAGCCGGTGTGGAGATCGCCGCCGTATCCGACCGGGAGGACCCCCGGGCCTTGGGGCACCTGCTCCAGTACGACACGGTCCACGGTCGGTTCCGGGGCACGGTGGAGGCCGGGACCGACCGCCTCCGCGTGGAGAACCGGGAGATCCCGTTCGTCCGGGCCGATGCCCCCACCCGCTGCCCCTGGGCCGACCTGGGCGTGGACCTGGTGCTCGAGTGCACCGGCCGCAACACGGTGCGGGGGCGGGCGGCCCGGCACCTGGAGGCCGGGGCCCGGTGGGTGGTCGTGTCGGCTCCGGCCGAGGGGGCCGACCTCACCGTGGTGCTGGGGGTCAACGACCATCTGCTCGACCCCGACCGGCACCGGATCGTGAGCAACGCCTCGTGCACCACCAACTGCCTGGCCCCGATCCTCAAGGTGCTCCACCAGGGGTTCGGGGTCCGGAGGGGGCTGGTGACCACGGTGCACAGCTACACCAACGACCAGAAGCTCCTCGACTCGCCCCACCCCGACCTGCGCCGGGCTCGGGCGGCCGGGGTCTCGATGGTGCCCACCACCACGGGGGCGGCCCGGGCGGTGGGGCTGGTGCTTCCGGAGCTGGCCGACCGACTGGACGGGGTCTCGGTGCGGGTGCCCACCCCCGACGTGTCCCTGGCCGATATCACGGTCGCACTGGAAGCCCGGGCGACGGCCGACCAGGTGAACGCCGAGCTCAAGCGGGCCGCCGAAGGCCCCCTGCGGGGCATCCTGGCCTACACCGAGGAGCCGCTGGTCTCCGTGGACCACGTGGGCAGCCCCTTCTCGGCCGTGGTGGACGGCCCCCAGACCCGGATGGTGGGCGGCGACTTCGTGAAGCTCCAGGCCTGGTACGACAACGAGTGGGGGTACGCGAACCGGCTGGTGGACCTGGCGTTAAGGTTCTCATACCAATTTGCGATCAAGATGAGCTCATAG
- a CDS encoding RrF2 family transcriptional regulator — protein sequence MKLTTKSRYGVRAVFDIAYHAGGLPAQIKDISDRQQISPRYLEQIFQKLKKAGILGSKRGPRGGYFLLKKPSEITLYDIVTCTEGPIELVFCVSDIDDECAAPPCERKPQCVASPMWKEIGDKIADIFRSTTIQDLCHRAEELGIQRQLDARFMYYI from the coding sequence ATGAAACTCACAACGAAGAGCAGGTACGGCGTCCGGGCGGTCTTTGATATCGCCTACCATGCGGGAGGCCTTCCCGCGCAGATCAAGGACATTTCGGATCGCCAGCAGATCAGCCCCCGCTATCTGGAGCAGATCTTCCAAAAACTCAAGAAGGCCGGGATCCTGGGGAGCAAGCGGGGGCCCCGTGGGGGCTACTTCCTGCTGAAGAAGCCGAGCGAGATCACCCTGTACGACATCGTCACCTGCACCGAGGGCCCCATTGAGCTGGTGTTCTGCGTCAGCGACATCGACGACGAGTGCGCGGCCCCACCCTGCGAGCGCAAACCCCAGTGCGTGGCCAGCCCCATGTGGAAGGAGATCGGGGACAAGATCGCCGACATCTTCCGGAGCACCACGATCCAGGACCTGTGCCACAGGGCCGAGGAGCTGGGCATCCAGCGCCAACTGGACGCCCGGTTCATGTACTACATTTAG
- the aspS gene encoding aspartate--tRNA ligase, with protein MIEPMGTWRRTHGCGHIRPEHVGQTVTLMGWVHRRRDHGGLIFVDLRDREGLVQAVFYPDVAPQAHEQAHRLRSEYVVAVRGEVAPRPEGTENPDLPTGQVEVRVRELKILNRSRTPVFPVDEEAEVGDDLRLRYRYLDLRRPALQKNLAMRHRAAASVRRFLDDQGFWEVETPVLTRSTPEGARDFLVPSRLAPGRFYALPQSPQLFKQILMVSGVERYFQIVKCFRDEDLRADRQPEFTQIDLEMSFVDADDILDLMEAMICRLWEDTLGVELPRPFPRMPYAEAMARYGTDAPDLRFGLELADVSGCVAGSGFKVFAQAVAKGGVVKVLNAKGAGAALSRKEIDDLAGFVAPFGAKGLAWIRIQPDGTWQSPIAKFLGDEARQGIRAAAEPEPGDILFFVADTEKVANLALSKLRVHLAERLGLVPEGRWSFCWITEFPLLEWDPDEKRYVALHHPFTSPVPEDVDKLADAPLEVRAQAYDLVLNGVEIGGGSIRIHTAEVQQKVFDALGIGPEEAREKFGFLLEALSFGAPPHGGIAFGLDRILMFLCGTPSIRDVIAFPKTQRGTCLLTDAPAEVDPAQLRELHIRVRRPESASP; from the coding sequence GTGATCGAACCCATGGGAACATGGAGGCGCACCCACGGGTGCGGCCACATCCGGCCCGAGCACGTGGGCCAGACCGTCACGCTGATGGGGTGGGTACACCGCCGCCGGGACCACGGCGGCTTGATCTTCGTGGACCTGCGCGACCGCGAGGGCCTGGTGCAGGCCGTGTTCTACCCCGACGTGGCGCCCCAGGCCCACGAGCAGGCCCACCGGCTGCGCAGCGAGTACGTGGTCGCGGTGCGCGGCGAGGTCGCGCCCCGGCCCGAGGGCACCGAGAACCCGGACCTCCCCACCGGCCAGGTGGAGGTGCGGGTGCGGGAGCTCAAGATCCTGAACCGGTCGCGCACCCCGGTGTTCCCGGTGGACGAGGAAGCCGAGGTGGGCGACGACCTGCGGCTCAGGTACCGGTACTTGGACCTGCGGCGGCCGGCCCTCCAGAAGAACCTGGCCATGCGCCACCGGGCCGCCGCCAGCGTGCGCCGCTTCCTCGACGACCAGGGGTTCTGGGAGGTGGAGACCCCGGTGCTGACCCGCTCCACGCCGGAGGGGGCTCGGGACTTCCTGGTCCCGAGCCGGCTCGCCCCGGGCAGGTTCTACGCCCTTCCCCAGAGCCCCCAGCTGTTCAAGCAGATCCTGATGGTCTCGGGGGTCGAGCGCTACTTCCAGATCGTCAAGTGCTTCCGCGACGAGGACCTGCGGGCCGACCGCCAGCCGGAGTTCACCCAGATCGACCTGGAGATGAGCTTCGTGGACGCAGACGACATCCTCGACCTGATGGAGGCCATGATCTGCCGGCTCTGGGAGGACACCCTGGGGGTGGAGCTCCCCCGGCCGTTCCCGCGGATGCCCTACGCCGAGGCCATGGCACGGTACGGGACCGATGCGCCGGACCTGCGGTTCGGGCTCGAGCTGGCCGACGTGAGCGGGTGCGTGGCCGGCTCGGGGTTCAAGGTGTTCGCCCAGGCCGTGGCCAAGGGCGGGGTGGTCAAGGTCCTCAACGCCAAGGGAGCCGGTGCGGCCCTGTCGCGCAAGGAGATCGACGACCTGGCCGGGTTCGTGGCCCCGTTCGGGGCCAAGGGGCTGGCGTGGATCCGGATCCAGCCCGACGGCACCTGGCAGTCGCCCATTGCCAAGTTCCTGGGCGACGAGGCCCGGCAGGGGATCCGGGCGGCGGCGGAGCCGGAGCCGGGCGATATTCTGTTCTTCGTGGCCGACACCGAGAAGGTGGCCAACCTGGCCCTATCCAAACTTCGGGTCCACCTGGCCGAGCGCCTGGGGCTCGTCCCCGAGGGCCGGTGGTCGTTCTGCTGGATCACCGAGTTCCCCCTGCTGGAGTGGGACCCCGACGAGAAGCGGTACGTGGCGCTGCACCACCCGTTCACCAGCCCGGTGCCCGAGGACGTGGACAAGCTGGCCGACGCCCCCCTGGAGGTCCGGGCCCAGGCCTACGACCTGGTGCTCAACGGCGTGGAGATCGGGGGCGGATCCATCCGGATCCACACCGCCGAGGTGCAGCAAAAGGTGTTCGATGCCCTGGGGATCGGCCCGGAGGAGGCCCGGGAGAAGTTCGGGTTCCTTCTGGAGGCCCTCTCGTTCGGGGCCCCGCCCCACGGGGGCATCGCCTTCGGCCTGGACCGAATCCTCATGTTCCTGTGCGGAACCCCCAGCATCCGCGACGTGATCGCGTTCCCCAAGACCCAGCGGGGCACCTGCCTGCTCACCGACGCGCCCGCCGAGGTGGACCCGGCCCAGCTCCGGGAGCTCCACATCCGCGTGCGCCGGCCCGAAAGCGCCTCCCCTTGA
- a CDS encoding cytochrome c3 family protein produces the protein MTHRRFRVLGSAAFAVAAILVVTCAPATAGSCVDGGCHQDLMAPQFLHGPVAAEQAGAPGCVSCHVPAGPACTAKKAGKFRFKTKPARLCLLCHERGTGTQHTKAGGRCLSCHDPHGSQKSYKLMRAG, from the coding sequence ATGACCCACCGACGATTCCGAGTGCTCGGCTCGGCCGCGTTCGCCGTGGCGGCGATCCTGGTCGTCACCTGCGCGCCGGCAACCGCGGGGAGCTGCGTGGACGGGGGCTGCCACCAGGACCTCATGGCGCCCCAGTTCCTCCACGGCCCCGTGGCGGCCGAACAGGCGGGGGCGCCGGGGTGCGTGTCGTGCCACGTGCCCGCGGGCCCGGCCTGCACCGCCAAGAAGGCCGGGAAGTTCCGGTTCAAGACCAAGCCGGCACGGCTGTGCCTGCTGTGCCACGAGCGGGGAACCGGAACCCAGCACACCAAGGCGGGCGGCCGCTGCCTTTCGTGCCACGACCCCCACGGAAGCCAAAAAAGCTACAAACTGATGCGGGCCGGGTAG
- the hisS gene encoding histidine--tRNA ligase, with protein sequence MELKKLKGFRDLLPDETPLWQYMEAKARRVLEAFGYREVRLPLLEDTALFRRSIGEATDIVEKEMYTFVDTGGNSVTLRPEGTASAVRAYLENGFARSAPKARWYYLGPMFRRERPQKGRLRQFHQIGVECFGWAEAEADAEVLTLLWDLFAAFGLSDRLRLEINTLGCSADRAAYVQTLRAHLQGLRSDLCPDCQRRIDTNPLRVLDCKKERCRQLTSDAPRITEAVCPKCSEHFARVREILDGVGLAYRVNPRMVRGLDYYNRTTFELLAEGLGAQNAVAAGGRYDGLAEALGGPPVPALGFALGMERLGLLLDPEAAPAPVPTAYWVTRGPEAAARALALRRELAARGMGSAMDLAARSFKAQMRAADRSGARFALILAEDEMASGTVTVKDLSTGNQETVAVGELISYLMGRIATPS encoded by the coding sequence ATGGAACTGAAAAAGCTCAAAGGATTCCGGGACCTGCTCCCGGACGAAACCCCCCTGTGGCAATACATGGAGGCCAAGGCCCGCCGGGTCCTGGAGGCCTTCGGGTACCGGGAGGTGCGGCTTCCCCTGCTCGAGGACACGGCCCTGTTTCGCCGCTCCATCGGCGAGGCCACCGACATCGTCGAAAAGGAGATGTACACCTTCGTCGACACGGGCGGGAACTCGGTCACCCTGCGGCCCGAGGGCACGGCCTCGGCCGTGCGGGCGTACCTGGAGAACGGGTTCGCCCGGTCGGCACCCAAGGCCCGGTGGTACTACCTGGGACCCATGTTCCGTCGGGAGCGGCCCCAGAAGGGGCGGTTGCGACAGTTCCACCAGATCGGGGTCGAGTGCTTCGGCTGGGCCGAGGCCGAGGCCGACGCCGAGGTGCTGACGCTGCTGTGGGACCTGTTCGCGGCCTTCGGCCTCTCGGATCGCCTGCGGCTCGAGATCAACACCCTGGGGTGCTCGGCGGACCGGGCGGCCTACGTGCAGACCCTGCGGGCCCACCTGCAGGGTCTGCGGTCCGACCTGTGCCCCGACTGCCAGCGCCGCATCGACACCAACCCCCTTCGGGTGCTCGACTGCAAGAAAGAGCGGTGCCGGCAGCTCACCTCGGACGCCCCCCGCATCACGGAGGCGGTGTGCCCGAAGTGCTCGGAACACTTCGCCCGGGTGAGGGAGATCCTCGACGGGGTGGGCCTCGCGTACCGGGTGAACCCCCGCATGGTGCGCGGGCTCGATTACTACAACCGCACCACCTTCGAGCTTCTGGCCGAGGGGCTCGGGGCCCAAAACGCGGTGGCCGCCGGCGGCCGGTACGACGGGTTGGCCGAGGCCCTGGGAGGCCCGCCGGTGCCGGCCCTGGGGTTCGCCCTGGGCATGGAGCGGTTGGGGCTCCTGCTGGACCCCGAGGCGGCCCCTGCGCCGGTACCCACGGCCTACTGGGTGACCCGGGGGCCCGAGGCCGCCGCCCGGGCCCTGGCCCTGCGGCGGGAGTTGGCGGCCCGCGGGATGGGCAGCGCGATGGACCTGGCCGCCCGCAGCTTCAAGGCCCAGATGCGCGCCGCCGACCGCAGCGGAGCCCGGTTCGCGCTGATCCTGGCCGAGGACGAGATGGCCTCCGGCACGGTGACCGTGAAGGACCTCTCCACCGGCAACCAGGAAACCGTGGCGGTCGGCGAACTGATCTCGTATCTTATGGGCCGCATCGCCACCCCCTCCTGA
- a CDS encoding GGDEF domain-containing response regulator — protein sequence MHPASVIVVDDDVFFRSFCSDVLRQEGLRVRTASTGTEALARLEEDPPDLVLADIYMPEMTGLELLQAVKARRPSVDVLIMTGYASIDTAVRALKHGAADYLRKPFAAEELAAVVRATLEQRQLVREHSRLKRQLELYELARSFLGSDEPDRVVALGLEAVARATRSELGMVLRHGPGAGPLGVAARFGLGQDQAEALRDALVLRAERYLRGLEAPRVLGRARLLRVLAGCPGVPEARELLLLPLRLRGGLDGVVALARGSGGERFSQEDTENAFFLSQQMELALDAAERFREARQLAFVDPLTDLYNARYLERVLDDAIRESERSGLPFSLLFLDLDRFKEINDAHGHLTGGKVLIEVSRLLQANVRENDTLIRYGGDEFVALLPGADTAAAVEVAERIRQAIRSHRFLGREGRSIHLTASVGVATYPRDASSREELVDKADRAMYRNKEASRDAVYEARLL from the coding sequence ATGCATCCTGCCTCTGTAATCGTCGTCGACGACGACGTGTTCTTCCGCTCGTTCTGCTCCGACGTGCTTCGGCAGGAAGGGTTGCGCGTGCGCACCGCGTCCACCGGGACGGAGGCCCTCGCCCGGCTGGAGGAGGATCCACCGGACCTGGTGCTCGCCGACATCTACATGCCCGAGATGACGGGGCTGGAGCTGCTCCAGGCCGTGAAGGCGAGGCGCCCCTCGGTGGACGTGCTGATCATGACCGGGTACGCCTCCATCGACACCGCGGTCCGGGCGCTCAAGCACGGCGCCGCAGACTATCTGCGCAAGCCGTTCGCGGCCGAGGAGCTGGCCGCGGTGGTGCGCGCCACCCTGGAGCAGCGCCAGCTGGTCCGGGAGCACTCCCGGCTGAAGCGCCAGCTGGAGCTCTACGAGCTGGCTCGGTCGTTCCTGGGCTCGGACGAGCCGGACCGGGTGGTGGCCCTGGGACTCGAGGCCGTGGCCCGGGCCACCCGAAGCGAGCTGGGGATGGTGCTGCGCCACGGGCCGGGGGCGGGACCGCTGGGCGTTGCGGCGCGGTTCGGCCTGGGCCAGGACCAGGCCGAGGCCCTGCGGGACGCCTTGGTGCTGCGGGCCGAGAGGTACCTGCGGGGGCTCGAGGCGCCCCGGGTGCTCGGCCGGGCCCGGCTGCTGCGGGTTCTGGCGGGCTGCCCCGGCGTGCCCGAGGCCCGGGAGCTGCTGCTCCTGCCCCTGCGCCTCCGGGGCGGCCTCGACGGCGTGGTGGCGTTGGCCCGGGGCTCGGGCGGGGAGCGCTTCTCCCAGGAGGACACGGAAAACGCCTTCTTCCTGAGCCAGCAGATGGAGCTGGCCCTGGACGCTGCCGAGAGGTTCCGCGAGGCGCGACAACTGGCGTTCGTGGACCCCCTGACCGACCTCTACAACGCCCGTTACCTGGAGAGGGTCCTCGACGACGCGATCCGCGAGTCGGAGCGGTCGGGGCTGCCGTTCAGCCTGCTGTTCCTGGACCTGGACCGGTTCAAGGAGATCAACGACGCCCACGGCCATCTGACCGGGGGGAAGGTTCTGATCGAGGTGAGCCGACTGCTCCAAGCCAACGTGAGGGAGAACGACACCCTCATCCGGTACGGGGGGGACGAGTTCGTGGCCCTGCTGCCGGGGGCCGACACCGCCGCGGCCGTGGAGGTGGCCGAGCGAATCCGCCAAGCGATCCGTTCCCACCGGTTCCTCGGCCGGGAGGGCCGGTCCATCCATCTCACCGCCTCGGTGGGGGTGGCCACCTACCCCCGGGACGCCTCGTCCCGCGAAGAGCTCGTGGACAAAGCCGACCGGGCCATGTACCGGAACAAGGAGGCCTCGCGCGACGCCGTGTACGAGGCCCGACTTCTCTGA
- a CDS encoding ComEC/Rec2 family competence protein — MLRPRDPRILPLVPLLALAGGVWFPHHPGWAAAAALSAGVGAWFQAPTKITRLIAFVGLLALAAAGYAAATRPLPLHPSVGTRGRFYGLVAADPRPTPQGWSVLVDLGAAAPSPPGPWRPAWGRIRLSVTGSPDPPPSRGAACWFRAELRPPLAFRNPGTEGYASYLRRKGVAARAGARWPGEVVFRPEGAAWPGWRREVAGAIERAAPGPGGSVLRAVTLGDRSGLSPRLRGVLRRTGVSHLVAVSGLHLGIVALLIVPAARWALLRWAPHWFVGRPAAPWAHAAAVPVLIGYAALSGWQVSTVRALVMVTLALVSAALARPRSVPSVLAATALALGVIWPPVLEDPALHLSLAALAGLFWLAPGLEARFLPCRPAWETRLLRRRGLSRAAATGGRAVVRISCASAGATLATLPISLFHFGSAPLAGILTNLVSVPLVGWLCLPLGLAGILAYEPLPGAARLLWAVAGTVLDRWAAAMTALEPWALSVRLPALETPLGLAAGLTGLVALGLWVWRRPGGGRWAAGAAGLALLALALPGIRTTLDHRLRLWAFDVGQGQALALRLPDGGWVAVDGGGFPQSPFDPGARILVPALEALGCRGLDLVISTHPHPDHVGGLPTVVRWGRPREVWLPAGFRGDPRYRELLAAGRQVGARVRWIGRAAEERTLGGARVLTWCGPGPGENDRSLLMRWEAWGRAVLLPADLETKGQAAALASGVPLEAETLVAPHHGAADAWYPPFFRAVAPRWVLVSAGGRRGLPSERFVRGAEGFGVSVFGTYDLGCVRLDLGPTGSRAGPAR; from the coding sequence GTGCTGCGGCCGCGGGATCCTCGCATCCTTCCCCTGGTTCCCCTGCTGGCCCTGGCCGGGGGCGTATGGTTCCCCCATCACCCCGGATGGGCCGCGGCCGCAGCGCTCTCGGCCGGCGTGGGAGCCTGGTTCCAGGCCCCGACCAAGATCACCCGCCTCATCGCGTTCGTTGGGCTGCTGGCCCTGGCCGCCGCAGGGTATGCCGCAGCCACCCGTCCCCTTCCCCTTCACCCCTCCGTGGGCACCCGAGGCCGGTTCTACGGGCTCGTGGCGGCCGACCCCCGGCCCACCCCGCAGGGATGGTCGGTGTTGGTGGATCTCGGAGCCGCGGCCCCGAGCCCGCCGGGGCCCTGGAGGCCCGCGTGGGGCCGGATCCGGCTCTCGGTGACCGGAAGTCCAGACCCTCCCCCTTCCCGGGGGGCTGCCTGCTGGTTCCGGGCGGAGCTTCGTCCGCCGCTGGCGTTTCGGAACCCGGGGACCGAGGGGTACGCCTCGTACCTGCGGCGCAAGGGGGTAGCGGCCCGGGCGGGGGCCCGCTGGCCGGGCGAGGTGGTGTTCCGGCCGGAAGGCGCGGCCTGGCCCGGCTGGCGTCGGGAGGTCGCCGGCGCCATCGAGCGCGCGGCGCCCGGCCCGGGCGGGTCGGTGCTCCGGGCCGTCACCCTGGGCGACCGGTCCGGATTGTCCCCCCGGTTGCGCGGCGTTCTGCGGCGGACCGGGGTGTCGCACCTGGTGGCGGTGTCCGGGCTCCACCTGGGCATCGTGGCCCTGCTGATCGTGCCCGCGGCCCGGTGGGCCCTTCTGCGGTGGGCACCCCACTGGTTCGTGGGCCGGCCGGCCGCCCCCTGGGCCCACGCCGCAGCCGTCCCCGTCCTGATCGGCTACGCGGCCCTCTCGGGCTGGCAGGTGAGCACGGTCCGGGCCCTGGTCATGGTCACCCTGGCCCTGGTGTCCGCGGCCCTGGCCCGGCCCCGCTCGGTGCCGTCGGTGCTCGCGGCCACGGCCCTGGCGCTGGGGGTGATCTGGCCGCCGGTGCTGGAGGACCCGGCGCTGCACCTTTCCCTGGCGGCCCTGGCCGGGTTGTTCTGGCTGGCGCCGGGGCTGGAGGCCCGCTTCTTGCCCTGCCGGCCCGCATGGGAGACCCGCTTGCTCCGCCGCCGGGGCCTCTCCCGGGCGGCGGCGACCGGCGGCAGGGCGGTGGTGCGGATCTCCTGCGCCTCGGCCGGAGCGACCCTGGCCACCCTGCCGATCTCCCTGTTCCACTTCGGCTCGGCGCCCTTGGCCGGGATCCTCACGAACCTGGTGTCGGTCCCCCTGGTGGGCTGGCTGTGCCTCCCCCTGGGGCTGGCAGGGATCCTCGCGTACGAACCCCTGCCCGGGGCGGCGCGGCTCCTGTGGGCCGTGGCCGGGACCGTTCTCGACCGGTGGGCCGCGGCCATGACGGCCTTGGAGCCCTGGGCCCTCTCGGTTCGCCTGCCCGCCCTGGAAACCCCTCTGGGGCTGGCGGCCGGACTGACCGGGCTCGTGGCCTTGGGGCTGTGGGTGTGGCGCCGGCCCGGCGGGGGGCGGTGGGCGGCGGGGGCCGCGGGCCTCGCCCTCCTTGCCCTGGCGTTGCCAGGAATCCGGACCACCCTGGACCACCGCCTGCGGTTGTGGGCGTTCGACGTGGGCCAGGGCCAGGCCCTGGCGCTCCGGCTGCCCGACGGCGGCTGGGTCGCCGTGGACGGCGGGGGCTTCCCCCAGAGCCCGTTCGACCCCGGGGCCAGGATCCTCGTGCCGGCCTTGGAAGCACTGGGATGCCGGGGCCTGGACCTGGTCATCTCGACCCACCCCCATCCGGACCACGTTGGAGGGCTCCCAACCGTGGTCCGGTGGGGCCGCCCCCGCGAGGTCTGGCTCCCGGCCGGGTTCCGGGGCGACCCCCGGTACCGGGAACTGCTGGCCGCCGGCCGCCAGGTGGGGGCCCGGGTGCGATGGATCGGCCGGGCCGCCGAAGAACGGACCTTGGGCGGGGCACGAGTCCTGACGTGGTGCGGCCCCGGGCCGGGGGAGAACGACCGGAGCCTCCTTATGCGGTGGGAGGCCTGGGGCCGGGCCGTGCTCCTGCCCGCCGACCTGGAGACCAAGGGCCAGGCCGCGGCGCTCGCGAGCGGCGTCCCCTTGGAGGCCGAGACGCTGGTGGCCCCCCACCACGGTGCGGCCGACGCCTGGTATCCGCCGTTCTTCCGGGCCGTGGCGCCCCGGTGGGTGCTGGTATCCGCCGGCGGCAGGCGGGGGCTGCCGTCCGAACGCTTCGTGCGGGGTGCCGAAGGGTTCGGGGTCTCGGTTTTCGGCACCTACGACCTGGGGTGTGTGCGCCTGGATCTCGGCCCGACCGGATCCCGCGCCGGGCCGGCGCGTTGA
- a CDS encoding MerR family transcriptional regulator, with product MDKAVKLYRLRELVEATGVSASTLRVYREAGLIEPAAREGRRYLYDEETVETVQRIRRLRRDLGVNLAGIQVILEMRRTIEELQEHLDEVVRFVREELRAEMERYLRQQEKAVVPKAFSRPPTKPAG from the coding sequence ATGGACAAGGCCGTGAAGCTGTACCGACTCCGGGAGCTCGTGGAGGCCACCGGCGTGAGCGCCTCGACCCTGCGGGTCTACCGGGAGGCGGGCCTGATCGAACCCGCGGCGCGGGAGGGCCGGAGGTATCTCTACGACGAGGAGACCGTCGAGACCGTGCAGCGAATCCGGCGCCTGCGCCGGGACCTGGGGGTCAATCTGGCGGGCATCCAGGTGATCCTCGAGATGCGGCGCACCATCGAGGAGCTCCAGGAGCACCTGGACGAGGTGGTGCGGTTCGTCCGGGAGGAGCTGCGCGCCGAGATGGAGCGATACCTCCGCCAGCAGGAGAAGGCCGTGGTCCCCAAGGCGTTCTCCCGCCCCCCCACCAAGCCGGCGGGCTGA